Sequence from the Sulfuricurvum sp. IAE1 genome:
CCTACGACATCTTGCAAAACGATCTTCTGAGTTTCACGCAGATACAAAAAATGAAACGGTTCGCCCGGTTTTGGGATATGTATTACAACAGCGGAAATTTCGACGAGACGGTGCGACTGCTGTCGGAAGGAGGAAGCGTATTCGAAGCGTTTTACGCTTTTTGCGAATGGATCTATTCGCGGACTCTCTCGACGTGGAAGATTTCGCTCGACCGCCAAAGCGCGCTGATCTACGAATACCTCTGCACGATCCGCGACACCGGAACGGTACGTTCCAGACTGCTCGAAGACATTGCCAAAACCGAAGGAAGGACGTTACCGCACTATCTGAAACACGAAACCAGGACCGAATCGGATAACGGCAAAAAAAATGTGGTTCCAAAACGGCAGGCCAAACGCTTAGAAGATTAAAAAAAAACGGGGAGTAAAAGTGCCCGCAGGTGACGAATCTGCGGGCGGAGTGTGTACGGGGTGACGAATCCCGCACGGCAAACTTAACATAAGGAGAATTGAAAGGGCCCGAAGGCCCTGAAGAAAAGACTTCTTAGAATTTCAAAGAAGCGATGATACGGAGAGTGTCAGTATCGATGGTTTTAGCACCGGTATTGTCTTCTTTGTCATACTGCGTATAGATAGCAGTCAAACCGAGTGGTCCGACTTTACCAGACGCGATTACATCCCATGCACTGTATTCAGCTTTGTTGGCAGCATTGTTGTTACCGTCTGTTTCGGCTTCACCATAGCTTGCTGACAAAGTTACACCCGGGATCATTTTCGTAGAAGCACCGATTTTCCACGCATCGGTATCCGATTTTGTGGTGTGCTCACCGTCCATGTAGATGCTTCCCAGCGCAGTATAGATCATTGATTTATCACCTGTTGCAACGTTTGAGAAGTTATCCGCTTGTGCGATACCGTTCCCGTTGTTGTCGCTTGCAGACGAATACGCCGCATAGATGTTTGAGTTGGCAACGTTTACGCCCAGTTTTACTGCATAAATGTCAGTATCGCTGTAGTTGACGTATTTTTTATCCATGTTTGCATACTGAAGACCCAGTTCTACCATGTCGTTCATCAGTTTCGCATCCGCCTGCAACCAGTAAGCATCCGCAACGCTCTGAACGTCGTAGTACCACGCTTGAACCGTTGTGTTAGGGATTGATTTGTTGATCGCACCTGCAGCGTAGGCACCGGTAGCGCCGAACGTCGAGAATTTACCGCCGTTGTTGACAGTCGTGTTGCTTGCGGCACCGTTATCTTTACCGACCCATGCACCGACCAGTGTCGTATCCGGAAGATCGTTGTTCAATACAACCGCAGCATCGAAAGTATTGTCAACAACGTTCCATTTTTCGGTGAACGCAAGCGGAGTGTTCAGTTCCTGGCGACCGACTTTGAGGGTTGTTTTACCGGCAGTGTAGGCAAGGTACAATTCGCGAGCCCATGACTGGTCGTCCAATGCACCCGTTGCGGCTGTACCATCCGGATTCAAACGTGCGGCAGGAACCTGTCCGACAAGGTTGTTCTCAAGACCGAGCGTCGTCAACGCGTACGCGCTGGCACCCATGCTGAGGTTTGGAGCAAGATCCATTGTTGCACCGACCAACAATGATACTTCTGCCAACGAGTTAGTCCCGTGGTCGAACATATCAAGGTTGCTTCCCAGTGTTTCTGATGTTTGATACCAAACTTTCGCTTCACCGTTTACTTTGACGTTGTCAATCGCAAACGCGCTTGTTCCCAGAGCCATAACGGCTACAAGACTCAGTTTTCCTAATTTCATTCATTCTCCTTCAAGAAACCGTCCGTAATAAGATAATCTTATTTGGATCTCGGGACTCAGTTTAAAGGTCTTTATCTTAAATAAATCTTTAAAACTATAATTTTTTTTGATGGAGTTACAAATTTGTAAGCTTTTGAGACAAAAATGTGATAAAAAGAAAAAATTATACTTTTCACCACGGATGATCGGGATTTTGAATCAGAAAATCAAATATTCGATTTGATAACTTTAATTATTATATTTAGTATGAAAGAAAAAGGTTAAGAGGTAAAAAGAGAATCGATAAGAGAGTCCCGCCCCTGAGGGAGGGATAATAATTGAAAAAAGGATTACCAGTTACGGATGCGGATATGACACGACATACACTGCTTAAG
This genomic interval carries:
- a CDS encoding porin; this translates as MKLGKLSLVAVMALGTSAFAIDNVKVNGEAKVWYQTSETLGSNLDMFDHGTNSLAEVSLLVGATMDLAPNLSMGASAYALTTLGLENNLVGQVPAARLNPDGTAATGALDDQSWARELYLAYTAGKTTLKVGRQELNTPLAFTEKWNVVDNTFDAAVVLNNDLPDTTLVGAWVGKDNGAASNTTVNNGGKFSTFGATGAYAAGAINKSIPNTTVQAWYYDVQSVADAYWLQADAKLMNDMVELGLQYANMDKKYVNYSDTDIYAVKLGVNVANSNIYAAYSSASDNNGNGIAQADNFSNVATGDKSMIYTALGSIYMDGEHTTKSDTDAWKIGASTKMIPGVTLSASYGEAETDGNNNAANKAEYSAWDVIASGKVGPLGLTAIYTQYDKEDNTGAKTIDTDTLRIIASLKF